The Natrinema salaciae genome contains a region encoding:
- a CDS encoding alpha/beta fold hydrolase — protein sequence MAELTLADGTIHYETTGDGPPLVFVHGGWMDGTAWEPQVEHFDDEYRVVTLDVRGHGETGATEPDRYSIGLFTDDLEALFSELAIERPILCGLSLGSMVVQEYMNRHPNGASGAVLGGAVRSMPPVALPPGTKSLWTPLPALSASLSLSGSAGTFRSMLCSIQATTGERWLSVDPQTRADAIDAVGDIPSAEFRKIFGALYRYEPPVLTGVDTPTLIVHGEQEAPLVKRQGRQIASAVADGDRLELADSGHLVNQDRPRAFNAATADFLEELPAA from the coding sequence ATGGCAGAACTCACGCTCGCGGACGGGACGATCCACTACGAGACGACCGGCGACGGCCCGCCGTTGGTGTTCGTCCACGGCGGCTGGATGGACGGCACGGCCTGGGAACCGCAGGTCGAACACTTCGACGACGAGTATCGCGTCGTGACGCTCGACGTTCGGGGCCACGGCGAGACCGGCGCGACCGAACCGGACCGGTACTCGATCGGCCTCTTCACCGACGACCTCGAGGCGCTCTTCTCGGAACTCGCGATCGAGCGGCCGATCCTCTGCGGGCTCTCGCTCGGGTCGATGGTCGTCCAGGAGTACATGAACCGCCACCCGAACGGCGCATCGGGCGCGGTTCTGGGTGGCGCGGTGCGGTCGATGCCGCCGGTCGCGTTGCCGCCGGGGACCAAGTCGCTCTGGACGCCGCTGCCGGCGCTGTCCGCGTCGCTGTCGCTCTCGGGATCGGCGGGTACCTTCCGGTCGATGCTGTGTTCGATCCAGGCAACGACCGGCGAGCGCTGGCTGTCGGTCGACCCCCAGACCAGGGCCGACGCGATCGACGCAGTCGGCGACATCCCGTCGGCCGAGTTCCGGAAGATCTTCGGCGCGCTCTACCGGTACGAGCCGCCCGTGCTGACCGGCGTCGACACGCCGACGCTGATCGTCCACGGCGAGCAGGAAGCGCCGCTGGTCAAGCGACAGGGCCGACAGATCGCCTCGGCGGTCGCCGACGGCGATCGGCTCGAGCTCGCCGACTCGGGGCACCTCGTCAATCAGGACCGACCCCGCGCGTTCAACGCAGCGACGGCCGACTTTCTCGAGGAACTCCCCGCGGCGTAG
- a CDS encoding uracil-xanthine permease family protein: MTGDEAVADESIGDTIEYGIDEQPPLGESVVLGIQHYLTMVGANIAVPLILAGAMEMPPGVTARFIGTFFVVSGIATLAQTTFGNRYPIVQGAPFSMLAPALAIVGVVTAGGVSGQPSWEAALLQLQGAIIVAAIVEVAMGYFGLVGKLRRFLSPVVIAPTIALIGLALFNAPQITTANQSWWLLGLTLGLILLFSQYLDVRHKAFRLYPVILALVLAWVVAAALSIAGVIGTSHPGFVDLGQVTDTRFLLPIYPFQWGTPQVTTAFVVGMFAGVLASIVESIGDYYAVANIAGSGAPSGKRINHGIGMEGLMNVFSGMMGTAGSTSYSENIGAIGLTGVASRYVVQIGAVVMLFVGFVGYFGQLIATIPDPIVGGLFIAMFGQIVAVGISNLRHVDLESSRNTFIIGFALFVGLAIPAYMGNFESTIAFRETVGLESATESLVTALGASGTGTAAPIEAAAQAVVDTVYIIGSTGMAVGGLAALFLDNTIPGTREERGLAQWDRITEDESEFESFWDRWVGAESTREN, translated from the coding sequence ATGACGGGGGACGAGGCAGTCGCCGACGAATCGATCGGTGACACTATCGAATACGGAATCGACGAACAGCCGCCGCTGGGCGAGTCGGTGGTGCTGGGGATTCAGCACTACCTGACGATGGTCGGCGCGAACATCGCGGTCCCGCTGATACTGGCGGGCGCGATGGAGATGCCGCCCGGCGTGACCGCCCGGTTCATCGGCACCTTCTTCGTCGTCTCCGGGATCGCGACGCTCGCTCAGACCACGTTCGGGAATCGGTACCCGATCGTACAGGGCGCGCCGTTCTCCATGCTCGCACCCGCGCTGGCGATCGTGGGCGTCGTGACCGCCGGCGGCGTCTCGGGGCAACCGAGCTGGGAGGCCGCACTGCTGCAGTTGCAGGGAGCGATCATCGTCGCCGCGATCGTCGAGGTCGCGATGGGCTACTTCGGACTGGTCGGGAAACTCCGGCGGTTCCTCTCGCCGGTCGTCATCGCGCCGACGATCGCACTGATCGGACTGGCGCTGTTCAACGCGCCGCAGATCACGACGGCAAACCAGAGCTGGTGGCTGCTCGGCCTCACGCTCGGGCTCATCTTGCTGTTCTCGCAGTACCTCGACGTCAGGCACAAGGCGTTCCGACTCTACCCGGTTATTCTGGCGCTCGTCCTCGCCTGGGTCGTCGCCGCAGCGCTCTCGATAGCGGGCGTGATCGGCACGTCCCATCCGGGATTCGTGGATCTCGGACAGGTGACGGATACCCGATTCCTGCTTCCGATCTACCCCTTCCAGTGGGGAACCCCGCAGGTGACGACCGCCTTCGTCGTCGGGATGTTCGCCGGCGTGCTGGCCTCGATCGTCGAGAGCATCGGCGACTACTACGCGGTGGCGAACATCGCAGGATCGGGCGCGCCGAGCGGGAAGCGGATCAACCACGGCATCGGGATGGAAGGGCTGATGAACGTCTTCTCGGGCATGATGGGCACCGCCGGCTCGACCTCCTACTCCGAGAACATCGGCGCGATCGGCCTGACCGGCGTCGCCTCGCGGTACGTCGTCCAGATCGGTGCCGTCGTCATGCTGTTCGTCGGCTTCGTCGGCTACTTCGGCCAGCTGATCGCGACGATCCCGGATCCGATCGTCGGCGGCCTGTTCATCGCCATGTTCGGCCAGATCGTCGCCGTCGGAATCTCGAACCTGCGCCACGTCGACCTCGAGTCCTCGCGAAACACCTTCATCATCGGCTTCGCCCTCTTCGTCGGGCTGGCGATCCCGGCGTACATGGGCAACTTCGAGAGCACGATCGCGTTCCGCGAAACCGTGGGTCTCGAGTCCGCGACCGAGTCGCTGGTCACCGCGCTCGGCGCCAGCGGGACGGGCACCGCAGCCCCGATCGAGGCCGCCGCGCAGGCCGTCGTCGACACCGTCTACATCATCGGCTCGACCGGGATGGCCGTCGGCGGCCTCGCGGCGCTGTTCCTCGACAACACGATCCCGGGCACCCGAGAGGAACGCGGCCTCGCCCAGTGGGACCGCATCACCGAAGACGAGTCCGAGTTCGAATCGTTCTGGGACCGCTGGGTCGGGGCGGAATCGACCCGCGAAAACTGA
- a CDS encoding MaoC family dehydratase: MSSQCPDTENTDSVRAAEQWTSISKHVVNSYVEANNALLAAMGFDPADEEPSAAQPALETTTSASTAEIAFGDENWIMERSADDYASLGVGDYVRFSKPIADADVTAFAQVSGDTNRLHLESDFAEGTQFGGRIAHGTLVAGTISAALARLPGVTVYLSQDLEFTGPVHIGETVTAECEIVEDLGGDRYRLHTTVSREDEVTVIDGEAVVIINELPAE, translated from the coding sequence ATGAGCAGTCAATGCCCGGACACAGAGAACACCGACTCAGTTCGCGCGGCCGAACAGTGGACCAGCATCTCGAAACACGTCGTCAATAGCTACGTCGAAGCCAACAACGCGCTCCTCGCGGCGATGGGATTCGATCCCGCAGACGAGGAGCCGTCCGCGGCACAACCGGCACTCGAGACGACGACCTCCGCGTCGACCGCCGAAATCGCCTTCGGCGACGAGAACTGGATCATGGAACGGTCGGCCGACGACTACGCCTCGCTCGGCGTCGGTGACTACGTCCGGTTCAGCAAACCGATCGCGGACGCCGACGTCACCGCGTTCGCACAGGTCTCCGGCGACACGAATCGACTCCACCTCGAGTCCGACTTCGCCGAAGGAACGCAGTTCGGCGGCCGAATCGCTCACGGGACGCTCGTGGCCGGCACGATCAGCGCCGCGCTGGCTCGCCTCCCCGGCGTGACGGTCTACCTCTCGCAGGACCTCGAGTTCACGGGACCGGTCCACATCGGTGAGACGGTCACCGCCGAGTGCGAAATCGTCGAAGACCTCGGCGGCGATCGCTACCGGCTGCACACGACGGTCAGCCGCGAGGACGAGGTGACGGTCATCGACGGCGAAGCCGTCGTCATCATCAACGAACTGCCGGCCGAGTAA
- a CDS encoding response regulator, protein MPDTTHRRLPTKPVDVLLVEDNPGDVRLVREAFDATDGATALHVVTNGDEAVDFLTQQGDYEDASLPDLVLLDLALPRRGGVEVLEALGDEPRLQRLPVIMLTDSAASADVAACYETNANAYLTKPTDHDELVATIETIERFWFEAVQLPPNSQ, encoded by the coding sequence ATGCCCGACACCACGCATCGGCGGCTTCCGACGAAACCGGTCGATGTCCTGCTCGTCGAAGACAATCCCGGCGACGTCCGACTCGTGCGCGAGGCGTTCGACGCGACCGACGGAGCGACGGCGCTCCACGTCGTGACGAACGGAGACGAAGCCGTGGACTTCCTGACCCAGCAGGGCGACTACGAGGACGCGTCGCTCCCGGATCTCGTCCTCCTGGATCTCGCCCTCCCCAGACGGGGCGGGGTCGAAGTGCTCGAGGCGCTCGGCGACGAGCCGCGGCTTCAGCGGCTGCCCGTGATCATGCTGACGGACTCTGCGGCCAGCGCGGACGTCGCGGCGTGTTACGAGACGAACGCCAACGCCTACCTGACGAAGCCGACCGACCACGACGAGCTCGTGGCGACGATCGAGACGATCGAACGGTTCTGGTTCGAAGCGGTGCAGCTGCCGCCGAACTCGCAGTGA
- a CDS encoding outer membrane protein assembly factor BamB family protein gives MTDDSHVDSRSPRDTHSRRRVLQVAAGAATATAGLAGCLSQTDTAKIPLAETGLEQTIPDGVAQFRRSLERWGYYPEATVPDEVEREWRLDQLNTGSHSAAKASAVPLPDGGVVFPGDTGYLVALDADGTERWRAGTDTDGRGIHGTPAVADGRAYIGAYDGILYAVDLESGDVDWQTKLGGSIGSSPLYHDGRIVMAVEYPDPEGSTFVVDAETGETIWEDPEHRPTDHPHSTPAADPETGRLVCGSNDGILYGWSYPDPEFAWSFETGSGDDNDGDIKGPIATYDGGAYFGSWDHNVYRVALEDGSEDWSFQTGNLVMSGPALDPVLDTVFIGSHDGNLYALDAQSGERHWSFETGRPITGCPTVCDERVLVGSKDGSVYALEKRTGELVWEVDNDGVVTSTPRVIDGGIYYAERAPNPPEDGEDASDEGVDDDGGGYKLVAAE, from the coding sequence ATGACAGACGATTCACACGTCGATTCGAGGAGCCCTCGGGACACCCACAGTCGCCGACGGGTCCTCCAGGTAGCCGCCGGCGCGGCCACCGCGACGGCCGGGCTCGCGGGCTGTCTCAGTCAAACCGACACCGCGAAAATACCGCTCGCGGAAACGGGACTCGAGCAGACGATTCCGGACGGCGTCGCCCAGTTCAGGCGCTCGCTCGAGCGCTGGGGATACTACCCCGAGGCGACGGTTCCCGACGAGGTCGAACGGGAGTGGCGGCTCGACCAGCTCAACACTGGTTCGCACAGCGCCGCGAAGGCCAGCGCCGTCCCCCTGCCGGACGGGGGCGTCGTCTTCCCGGGCGACACGGGATACCTGGTCGCCCTCGACGCCGACGGCACCGAGCGCTGGCGCGCCGGAACGGACACCGACGGACGCGGCATCCACGGCACGCCCGCCGTCGCCGACGGGCGAGCATACATCGGCGCGTACGACGGCATCCTCTACGCCGTCGACCTCGAGTCGGGCGACGTCGACTGGCAGACGAAACTCGGCGGCTCTATCGGCTCGAGCCCGCTCTACCACGACGGACGGATCGTCATGGCGGTCGAGTATCCCGACCCCGAAGGGAGCACGTTCGTCGTCGACGCGGAAACCGGGGAGACGATCTGGGAGGACCCCGAGCACCGGCCCACCGACCACCCCCACTCGACGCCGGCGGCCGATCCCGAGACTGGCCGGCTGGTCTGTGGGTCCAACGACGGAATCCTCTACGGCTGGTCCTACCCCGATCCCGAATTTGCGTGGTCGTTCGAGACCGGGTCGGGCGACGACAACGACGGCGACATCAAGGGGCCGATCGCGACCTACGACGGCGGGGCCTACTTCGGCTCGTGGGACCACAACGTCTACCGGGTGGCTCTCGAGGACGGCAGCGAAGACTGGTCGTTCCAGACGGGGAACCTGGTGATGTCGGGACCGGCGCTCGATCCCGTCCTGGATACCGTCTTCATCGGCAGCCACGACGGCAACCTGTACGCGCTCGACGCCCAGTCCGGCGAGCGACACTGGTCGTTCGAGACCGGCCGGCCGATCACGGGCTGTCCGACCGTCTGCGACGAGCGGGTACTCGTCGGCTCGAAGGACGGCAGCGTCTACGCGCTCGAGAAGCGCACCGGCGAACTGGTCTGGGAGGTCGACAACGACGGCGTGGTCACGAGTACGCCACGCGTGATCGACGGCGGGATCTACTACGCCGAACGCGCGCCGAACCCGCCGGAGGACGGCGAGGACGCGTCCGACGAGGGCGTCGACGACGACGGCGGCGGCTACAAGCTCGTGGCCGCGGAGTGA
- a CDS encoding VWA domain-containing protein, with amino-acid sequence MVANAGGKKLSSLPFPAIVGQAELKRVLLAVAADDGLDGALIVGEKGTAKSTAVRALVDLLPEQRVVADCPYGCSPDEPELQCVDCRERDPDELPVETRPVPLVTLPLGATRDRVVGTLSVEDALAGEADFDPGLLARANRGILYVDEVNLLDDHLVDVVLDAAASGVNTVERDGISVSHPANVTLVGTMNPEEGDLRPQLRDRFALQATVEGCREIDDRVEIIDRALEADGGSASDPRTEYADKVETLRDELAAARDRLSTVTLPAEFKERIARLCLEAGVDGHRGDVATARTAVALAALEGRETVVESDVREAATYTLPHRLRSTPFEDEPDLDDLLEDRFDEESSGEEEGEGEGEDGGDRDDAGESDGDEASEDEPAADSSDGDRPGDSDRTEGESSGDDDSSEGSSEPDGDDAGDGTRPVSADQSPTDPGDERSDDGSSEGESESAGSSGDGDDETAQPLVPGQQRAEIGEAAAPDLETPTADRGEGATATGTRARTTPSTDNRGARVRTEPASGEGPIDAAASIRSAAARGESRVQERDLCRSVRSGETSVTIVFAVDASASMRPAMRTAKGVVLELLRDSYEHRDRVAFVAFAGEDADVLLPPTDSVSLAARHLKDLPSGDRTPLPAGLETSRRVLERADTDASVVVLVTDGRANVADGSPTDATRTAARALASDDTRVVVVDAGDDSRAGLSELVAGETDGELVDLASLSADTVRAAAESAVDEP; translated from the coding sequence ATGGTTGCAAACGCCGGGGGCAAAAAGCTATCGTCGCTCCCCTTTCCGGCGATCGTCGGACAGGCGGAACTGAAGCGCGTGCTGCTCGCCGTCGCGGCCGACGACGGCCTCGACGGGGCCCTGATCGTCGGCGAGAAGGGAACCGCGAAGTCGACCGCCGTTCGAGCGCTCGTCGACCTCCTTCCCGAGCAGCGGGTCGTCGCGGACTGCCCGTACGGCTGTTCGCCGGACGAACCCGAGTTGCAGTGCGTGGACTGCCGCGAGCGCGATCCCGACGAACTGCCGGTGGAAACGCGACCGGTCCCGCTCGTCACCCTGCCGCTGGGTGCGACTCGAGACCGCGTCGTCGGCACCCTCTCGGTCGAAGACGCGCTGGCCGGGGAGGCCGACTTCGATCCCGGCCTGCTGGCCCGTGCGAACCGCGGCATCCTCTACGTCGACGAAGTCAACCTGCTGGACGACCACCTCGTCGACGTCGTTCTGGACGCCGCGGCGAGCGGCGTCAACACCGTCGAGCGAGACGGTATCAGCGTCTCCCACCCCGCGAACGTCACCCTCGTCGGGACGATGAACCCCGAGGAGGGCGATCTGCGACCCCAGCTTCGGGATCGCTTCGCCCTCCAGGCGACCGTCGAGGGCTGCCGCGAGATCGACGATCGCGTCGAGATCATCGACCGCGCACTCGAGGCCGACGGCGGCAGCGCGTCCGACCCGCGAACCGAGTACGCCGACAAGGTCGAGACCCTCCGCGACGAGCTGGCCGCCGCTCGAGACCGCCTCTCGACCGTTACCCTCCCTGCCGAGTTCAAAGAGCGGATCGCCCGACTCTGTCTCGAGGCCGGCGTCGACGGCCACCGCGGCGACGTCGCGACGGCGCGCACCGCCGTGGCGCTGGCCGCGCTCGAGGGCCGAGAGACGGTCGTCGAGTCCGACGTCCGCGAGGCCGCCACCTACACGCTCCCGCACCGCCTCCGGAGCACGCCCTTCGAGGACGAACCGGACCTCGACGATCTGCTCGAGGATCGGTTCGACGAGGAGTCGTCGGGCGAGGAAGAAGGAGAGGGAGAGGGGGAGGACGGGGGTGATCGAGACGATGCCGGCGAGTCCGACGGCGACGAGGCGAGCGAGGACGAACCGGCCGCCGACTCCAGTGACGGAGACCGCCCCGGCGACAGCGACCGCACCGAGGGGGAGTCCAGTGGCGACGACGACTCGAGCGAGGGCAGTTCCGAACCCGACGGCGACGATGCCGGCGACGGAACCCGGCCCGTCTCGGCCGACCAGTCGCCCACAGACCCCGGCGACGAGCGGTCGGACGACGGCTCGAGCGAGGGGGAATCCGAGTCCGCGGGATCGTCCGGGGACGGGGACGACGAAACCGCCCAGCCGCTGGTCCCCGGCCAGCAACGGGCCGAAATCGGCGAGGCGGCCGCGCCGGATCTCGAGACGCCGACCGCCGACCGCGGCGAGGGCGCGACGGCGACGGGCACGCGTGCGAGGACGACGCCGAGCACCGATAACCGGGGCGCTCGCGTCCGTACCGAACCCGCGTCCGGCGAGGGGCCGATCGACGCCGCGGCGTCGATCCGCTCGGCGGCGGCCCGCGGCGAGTCGCGGGTCCAAGAGCGGGACCTCTGCCGGTCCGTCCGGAGCGGCGAGACGTCGGTGACGATCGTCTTCGCCGTCGACGCCAGCGCCTCGATGCGGCCGGCGATGCGGACCGCCAAGGGCGTCGTCCTCGAACTCCTGCGCGACAGCTACGAGCACCGCGATCGGGTCGCGTTCGTCGCCTTCGCCGGCGAGGACGCCGACGTCCTGCTCCCGCCGACCGACAGCGTCTCGCTGGCCGCCCGCCACCTCAAGGACCTCCCCTCGGGCGACCGGACGCCGCTGCCGGCCGGTCTCGAGACCTCGCGACGGGTCCTCGAGCGCGCCGACACGGACGCGTCGGTCGTCGTCCTCGTGACCGACGGTCGGGCGAACGTCGCGGACGGGAGCCCGACCGACGCGACGCGAACGGCGGCTCGAGCCCTCGCGAGCGACGATACCCGCGTCGTCGTGGTCGACGCCGGCGACGACTCCCGCGCCGGCCTCTCGGAGTTGGTCGCCGGCGAAACCGACGGCGAACTGGTCGACCTCGCCTCGCTGTCGGCCGACACGGTCCGGGCGGCTGCCGAGAGTGCGGTCGACGAACCGTAA
- the cobN gene encoding cobaltochelatase subunit CobN — protein MTRIGIYTATENELGSIGQAAERLEGIELAVRSESDLEDEADVEEFVEELHDAAAAIFWLHGAEDSMPGYDYATGALAEAGVPLIVKATGDAFALEDTTVSSAHRDRVYDYLETGGTINVANLCRFLAAEYEGRDVDYDEPTELPTEGVYHPDHPGIEYENLLETHDPDKPTVAVWFYESHWTHENTRYVDAQVRALEEQGANALPIFCNPATETDEQEDAEWVTDTWLIDDDGRSIVDAVLSSFMFSLSMDERGRSASDEGNSAEDVFLDRLGVPVLQTITTMRSRSRYESSDTGVMGFELALSVALPEFDGNVITHPISGKERTDDEAGIGSAPKHHFPIADRIDHATRLAVNWAELRHTPNEEKQVAVVLHNYPPSDDGIGTAFGLDSPESTVNLLEELDARGYDVGDEMPEDGQTLVEKLTAQLTLEDRWVAPADVRDLSVDVVSSDTYEAWFADADERFQENIVEEWGEVPDRPFAIPGVEFGNVLVTVQPPRGFGMDPSKVYHDSDLQPPHDYYAFYGWLRNTFETDAVVHLGTHGSLEWLPGKTVGLNGESAPDQLIDDIPNVYPYIVNNPGEGTQAKRRSYAAIVDYLTPVMRNAGTYDELSELEELANQYREAGMEDARADDGDHLETLIREKVEELDLAVELGIAGTIDEKADVRGPDEAGSTLAEGDVEGDEVDVDELVERVHEYLTDVKTTQIRLGLHTMSEPPEGERLTEYLVALTRLENPGAPSLRESVAGALGVDYETMLESPGEYDEALGMTYAEAADEVYETSVELIETLAEHDFDIPVSEREAGPDDEVNVNLLIVDLETIGDGRAKSGAHDDLRNALAYICEEAQPRVQGAEDEIPRTADALSGEYVPPGGSGAPTRGGVDLLPTARNFYTLDPRKVPAKAAWQVGSEVAAGVLERHHDETGEYPEEIGVVAWGTPTVRTRGETIAQVLAMMGVEPQWTDAGRIDDVEPIPLEELDRPRIDVTTRVSGLFRDAFPAAAGVIHDAVDAVVDLDEPHEMNYVKKHVEEEQAELADEEGLDEADARKAAKHRVFTTRPGGYGAGTNKAVDEGNWDDRSDLADVYVQWGGYAMGSRGRVSDAHDAFERRLSSVDATVKLEDTMEQDEFDSSDWYAFHGGFISAVAEISGAEPASYVGDSSDPDNVDVYTNEEKVRKAMRSRVLNPDWLESMEEHGYKGAGDLSTTVDVTLGWDATTGVVSDTLWEDVAEKFAFDDARREWMRDVNPWALESITDTLLEAVERGCWDADDGTVDRLRDLNLAVEGDLEARTTNEGVGADADAEVSSDD, from the coding sequence ATGACACGCATTGGGATATACACTGCGACGGAGAACGAACTCGGCTCGATCGGGCAGGCCGCCGAGCGACTCGAGGGTATCGAACTCGCGGTCCGCTCGGAGAGCGATCTCGAGGACGAGGCCGACGTCGAGGAGTTCGTCGAGGAATTGCACGACGCCGCGGCGGCGATCTTCTGGCTGCACGGTGCCGAAGATAGCATGCCGGGCTACGACTACGCGACGGGAGCGCTCGCGGAAGCGGGCGTCCCGCTGATCGTCAAGGCGACCGGGGACGCGTTCGCGCTCGAGGACACGACGGTTTCGTCGGCCCACCGCGACCGGGTCTACGACTATCTCGAGACGGGCGGGACGATCAACGTCGCGAACCTGTGTCGCTTCCTTGCCGCCGAGTACGAGGGTCGCGACGTCGACTACGACGAGCCCACCGAACTCCCCACGGAGGGCGTCTACCACCCCGACCATCCGGGGATCGAGTACGAGAACTTGCTCGAGACGCACGACCCCGACAAGCCGACGGTCGCGGTCTGGTTCTACGAGTCCCACTGGACCCACGAGAACACCCGGTACGTGGACGCGCAGGTCCGGGCGCTCGAGGAACAGGGTGCGAACGCTCTGCCGATCTTCTGCAACCCGGCGACGGAGACGGACGAGCAGGAAGACGCTGAATGGGTGACGGATACTTGGCTGATCGACGACGATGGACGGTCCATCGTCGATGCCGTGCTCTCCTCGTTCATGTTCTCCCTCTCGATGGACGAGCGCGGTCGCAGTGCCAGCGACGAAGGCAACAGTGCGGAGGACGTCTTCCTCGACCGCCTCGGCGTCCCCGTCCTCCAGACGATCACCACGATGCGCTCGCGCTCGCGCTACGAATCCAGCGATACGGGCGTGATGGGCTTCGAACTCGCCCTCTCGGTCGCGCTGCCGGAGTTCGACGGGAACGTGATCACGCACCCGATTTCCGGCAAGGAGCGAACCGACGACGAGGCCGGCATCGGCTCCGCGCCGAAACACCACTTCCCGATCGCGGACCGGATCGACCACGCGACCCGCCTTGCGGTCAACTGGGCCGAACTTCGGCACACGCCGAACGAGGAGAAACAGGTCGCCGTGGTCCTCCACAACTACCCGCCGAGCGACGACGGAATCGGGACCGCGTTCGGCCTCGACAGTCCCGAGTCGACGGTCAACCTGCTCGAGGAACTCGACGCTCGGGGGTACGACGTGGGCGACGAGATGCCCGAGGACGGCCAAACCCTCGTCGAGAAACTGACCGCACAGCTCACGCTCGAGGACCGGTGGGTCGCGCCGGCGGACGTTCGCGACCTCTCGGTCGACGTGGTCTCCTCGGACACGTACGAAGCGTGGTTCGCCGATGCCGACGAGCGTTTTCAGGAGAACATCGTCGAGGAGTGGGGCGAGGTCCCCGACCGCCCGTTCGCCATCCCCGGCGTCGAGTTCGGCAACGTGCTCGTGACGGTGCAGCCGCCCCGCGGATTCGGGATGGACCCCTCGAAGGTCTACCACGATTCGGATCTGCAGCCGCCACACGACTACTACGCCTTCTACGGCTGGCTTCGGAATACGTTCGAGACCGACGCGGTCGTCCATCTGGGTACTCACGGCAGCCTCGAGTGGCTCCCCGGCAAGACCGTCGGACTGAACGGCGAGAGCGCACCCGATCAGCTGATCGACGATATTCCGAACGTCTACCCGTACATCGTCAACAACCCCGGTGAAGGAACGCAGGCCAAGCGCCGGTCCTACGCCGCCATCGTCGACTACCTCACGCCGGTCATGCGAAACGCCGGTACGTACGACGAACTCTCGGAACTCGAAGAGCTTGCCAATCAGTACCGCGAGGCCGGGATGGAAGACGCCCGCGCCGACGACGGCGACCACCTCGAGACGCTCATCCGCGAGAAAGTCGAGGAACTCGATCTCGCCGTCGAACTCGGTATCGCCGGGACGATCGACGAGAAGGCGGACGTCCGCGGTCCCGACGAGGCCGGCTCGACCCTCGCTGAAGGCGACGTCGAGGGCGACGAGGTCGACGTCGACGAGCTCGTCGAACGCGTCCACGAGTACCTCACCGACGTGAAGACGACCCAGATCCGGCTGGGACTGCACACGATGTCCGAGCCGCCGGAAGGCGAGCGCCTGACAGAGTATCTGGTCGCGCTCACACGCCTCGAGAACCCCGGCGCGCCGAGCCTGCGCGAGAGCGTCGCCGGTGCGCTCGGCGTCGACTACGAGACGATGCTCGAGTCGCCCGGCGAGTACGACGAGGCCCTCGGAATGACCTACGCCGAAGCCGCCGACGAGGTCTACGAGACCAGCGTCGAGCTGATCGAGACGCTCGCCGAACACGACTTCGACATCCCAGTCTCGGAGCGCGAGGCGGGGCCCGACGACGAGGTCAACGTCAACCTGCTGATCGTCGACCTCGAGACGATCGGCGACGGGCGGGCGAAATCGGGCGCACACGACGACCTCCGGAACGCACTGGCGTACATCTGTGAAGAGGCCCAGCCGCGCGTGCAGGGTGCCGAAGACGAGATTCCACGGACCGCCGACGCCCTTTCGGGCGAGTACGTGCCGCCAGGCGGCTCCGGCGCGCCGACCCGCGGCGGCGTCGACCTGCTGCCGACCGCGCGGAACTTCTACACGCTCGACCCGCGCAAGGTACCGGCGAAGGCCGCCTGGCAGGTCGGGAGCGAGGTCGCGGCGGGCGTGCTCGAGCGCCACCACGACGAAACCGGCGAGTACCCCGAAGAGATCGGCGTCGTCGCGTGGGGGACCCCCACCGTCAGGACTCGGGGCGAGACGATCGCGCAGGTCCTCGCGATGATGGGCGTCGAACCGCAGTGGACGGACGCCGGCCGGATCGACGACGTGGAACCGATCCCGCTCGAGGAACTCGATCGACCGCGGATCGACGTGACGACGCGCGTTTCCGGTCTCTTTCGGGACGCCTTCCCCGCGGCGGCGGGCGTCATCCACGATGCGGTCGACGCCGTCGTCGACCTCGACGAACCGCACGAGATGAACTACGTGAAGAAACACGTCGAGGAAGAGCAGGCGGAACTCGCGGACGAGGAGGGCCTCGACGAAGCGGATGCGCGAAAAGCGGCCAAACACCGCGTCTTCACGACCCGGCCCGGCGGCTACGGTGCCGGGACGAACAAGGCCGTCGACGAGGGCAACTGGGACGACCGTTCCGACCTCGCCGATGTGTACGTCCAGTGGGGCGGCTACGCCATGGGCTCGAGAGGGCGCGTCTCGGACGCCCACGACGCCTTCGAGCGCCGTCTCTCGAGCGTCGACGCGACGGTCAAACTCGAGGACACGATGGAGCAAGACGAGTTCGACTCCTCGGACTGGTACGCGTTCCACGGCGGTTTCATCTCGGCGGTGGCCGAGATATCGGGCGCTGAACCCGCCTCCTACGTCGGCGACTCCTCGGACCCGGACAACGTCGACGTCTACACGAACGAGGAGAAGGTCCGCAAGGCGATGCGCTCGCGCGTGCTCAACCCCGACTGGCTCGAATCGATGGAGGAGCACGGCTACAAGGGCGCGGGCGACCTCTCGACGACGGTCGACGTGACACTGGGCTGGGACGCCACGACCGGCGTCGTCAGCGACACGCTGTGGGAAGACGTCGCCGAGAAGTTCGCCTTCGACGACGCTCGTCGAGAGTGGATGCGCGACGTCAACCCGTGGGCCCTCGAGTCCATCACGGATACCTTACTCGAGGCCGTCGAGCGCGGCTGCTGGGACGCCGACGACGGGACGGTCGACCGCCTGCGCGATCTGAACCTCGCGGTGGAGGGCGACCTCGAGGCGCGGACGACCAACGAGGGCGTCGGTGCGGACGCCGATGCGGAGGTGTCGTCCGATGACTGA